A single genomic interval of Geotrypetes seraphini chromosome 1, aGeoSer1.1, whole genome shotgun sequence harbors:
- the LOC117352656 gene encoding 60S ribosomal protein L36, giving the protein MAIRYPMAVGLNKGHQVTKNVSKPRQCRRRGRLTKHTKFVRDMIREVCGFAPYERRAMELLKVSKDKRALKFIKKRVGTHIRAKRKREELSNVLAAMRKAAAKKD; this is encoded by the coding sequence ATGGCAATCAGGTATCCCATGGCCGTTGGCCTTAATAAAGGCCATCAAGTTACCAAGAACGTGTCCAAACCCAGGCAGTGCCGCAGAAGAGGACGCCTCACCAAACATACTAAGTTTGTTCGAGACATGATTCGTGAGGTGTGTGGCTTTGCACCATACGAGAGACGCGCCATGGAGCTGCTGAAAGTGTCTAAGGATAAACGTGCTCTGAAGTTTATCAAAAAAAGGGTTGGGACTCACATTCGTGccaagagaaaaagagaggagtTGAGCAATGTGCTAGCAGCTATGAGAAAAGCAGCTGCAAAGAAAGATTAG